The Haematobia irritans isolate KBUSLIRL chromosome 1, ASM5000362v1, whole genome shotgun sequence DNA segment tttgccagctttgcgtgcgagtagctcggattttcgcgatgcgcgagcaaaattttgataccctgctcttcttgcttggacggcattttgacaactgaagagtgaattccaaaatcaaaataggagcaacattctacacacacacaccttcaaaatgaggggtgttcaggttttttaaatgcaaaattgaaagaaatacgtcaagtttatattgaccaaattttgaccgtatcaccctttatagaaaattttcattgatataacgaaacattttaattgagaGAATGAACGAATATTTGTAACGATCGCGGACGATGTAAAGATTTTCCGATCATTTTCTGATACAGACGAACAATGTTATCTTCAAGCTGATCTCGACGGCTTTTATAAATGGTGTGATGTTAAATTAATGCGATTTTCAAGAGGAACTCCTCTAAATACTAATTATTTTTTCGGATCTAATGAACTAGATGCTGTCGATTCCTATAAGGATCTAGGTTTACTTATGGATCAACGTCTAAACTTTCGTAAGCATATTCTAATTAGTAAAGCTTACACTGCCCTTGGCTTCATGAAACGGTGGAGCAAAGAATTCAACGATCCTTTAGTCACGAAAACTTTATACACTTCATTGGTAATACCGAACCTGGAATACGGTTCCGTAGTTTGGGACCCCTATTAACCCATTTTTAAGAATATGCTTGAATCTGTTCAGAAGCAATTCCTTCTATTTTGTCTTCGTGGACGTGGGTGGAACCACAGCTCACTTCCGTCATACGAATATAGACTAAATATTATAAGATTGTCAAGTAGGAGGACGATGTTAAATGTGACTTTTGTTATGAATATTATTTAGGGAaaaattgaatcagaatttcttCTTAGTAGAATTCTGATCAACGTTCCGATCTGACCGATCAGATATTTTGAACTTTTGCGTATTTCTTACTATGGAGCCAGTTATGCTAATGACGACCCCTTTCGTCGATTATGCCTACAATTTAATCAATTTGATGGTATAATAAACTTGTCTGAGAATCGAGAATcgttaaaaagaaatattattttacatcTAAATAGATAAGTAATAATGTACATATTAGTCTATAAGGatgtatatatctatagacttcaaataaaggaaaaaaatagtacgaaacatttcgttaattaaaagaaaattcgttataatgaagaaaaatttgGTTATATCAACGAAttggtttcattggctcaattttaatgaaacaactGTTAATTTCGaagtttttttctaccagtgtgccTGTCTTATATAATATtaactccatatggactaacaatTTACAAGAAAATGTTAAGAAGTTAGAAGATACCTTTCAATTGGCAACTGTTCAAACAACCgaagcaattcgattgtggatgattagTAGatctttgtacgcaatccatggtggagagtacatacgaTTCCATCTATGGGGGATGGTACAGAACTTTCGGCGGTAAAtacttgtaacacatagaaaaacACTAGCATTTGATAAAAAGACCGAACAATATtcatacaaatatttcataaaaaatttcataaaattaattaaataattcatactctttatgaaaaacaatgaacaatttcattcattttgcgAAATTGTTCTTCCCAATGCTATAGATAATATTATAATTGTATAGAtatttaaaaatgtctttgtccATTTCACAACCTCATAATGAATTgcaaatatatttgtttattttttgagtTTTGGTTGACTTGAGCAaaattctacattttatttttgttgttttttttcattgtcAATTTCACATCTCTTTCTTATGAGGTAATCACTCATCTCTGCATTACGACTTAACATTAATTAATATTACtatcgaaatattttgtaaaattctctaaattgatATTGTCTGATCGGTCCTTCCGATGATAGAGAGGAAATTTGTGGTCGTCTACTCTTGATCCTCCGGCGTTTACGAACACGTACAACTCCATCATCATAACGATACAAATGAAAATTCAAACACTCTATTTTTTCACAAGAAAACTAGTGACATTTTCATTTGCATAAAGGAACAATGCATAAATTCTACACCATTTTGCTCTTCCAGAATCACCGAGTCTTCACATTGGTGACTTCTGAAGGAAAATCTGTGCTGAATTCTATATGGGCTTCTTTGCGAATTCACTTGCGAGGCGGCATACCACGAGGTGCTAGGACACTCTCAAGAAGATTGGGTCCTGGTTGATTTTTGGGACGAGGAGCTGGGGTCAATGATCTGGTGTGTGGAGTGCCTTCCTTCTTCTTCTTCATGGTAGAAGTAACAGCACGACGTTGGCGTATTTTCTCTTCCATACGTGAGGGAACCATGAAGCAATTCGATTCACGGTAAATGGGTTTACGACGATCATTCCAAGGGAATTCCCATTGAATGGGTTTGAAATCACGACGCCAAGGACGACGGGGTGTAAACCAATAATCACAAGTCCAATCATCCAAACCATCATCATCGGCTTCACTGTAAATTACAAGCATACACCAAGTTCACCCATGGCAGAACAAATGAAAGCATCTATCTACTTACCCTCGTACATAGACTCTAACAAAGCGATTGGAACTACGAAAGAGTTTAAGGGCCTCGTTAAATGTCAAATCCAAAGCAGGTGTATCATTGATTTGGGTAATTTCATCGCCGATACGCATACCAGCCCGGCGAGCCAATCCCGTGGGTGTGACATTCACTATGGTCAGAGGTTCGAACTGATCTACACCACCACTGACCTCAATACCCCACATTTTATCCACAAAACTCATGACGCGACGATCTGTCTCCACCGTATACGTGATACGCATTTCATATTCCACATTGTCGAATGCATCTGACGTATACTTGGGGAGTCGGTTCCTGGGATCTTTCATTCTGTAAGAGGGCAAAAAACAAGCCTTCATTAATATAAATCACCATCCTTATGTAACTCTCCCATCACCTCACCTGTATCAATAAAATCCAATTGAGTCCTCTGAAAACCAAATGGATGAATATCTATCTCCACACTAATGATAAATCACCTATGGAGCCTTGCCTGTGCCGCAAGTGATTGCTTTCGGAAGGATGTGCAGAACAATTCCTTAATTGCTTTTGAGAGATCGCTGATCGTACACGCCTGATGGGACTGTACGACAATTcgattcaaattcaattaaccaTTCGATAGTATTGCTCTTAAGGTATTTATAGTTACAAAGATTTTTCACCCATACAATAATGGGACTATTGTGACGATCGTGTCACTCATGTTGGCGGTCAAGATCGCTTTCTAATCTGTTACCCCACATCGTCATTGATTTCTTTCCGTATtgtcaacaataaaaaacatcgGAACGCATTAGTTGCATTTCTTGCCAAAATGTTTAGGAAACAATCAAAGAAGATGTATTAATCAGATGTCTCGATTAAAATCCGGTCCTCCCACGATAGCGATCAGTATAGATTAACCCCTTCAGTCACATAGTTGCTTATATGCTTAATTTGCGGAATTTTCGCCTTATGGGCCTTAAGTGCTGTACAGTAGGTAAATGGCTTAAGATTGACACATACCTGTCATTAGAAATTGCTTAGGACAACGATTCATTCAAATTACGGCATGGAAGGATTAAAAAAGGAATAGTACTGTGTTTGTCTGCTAGAAAAGATAGATcagtctcgttttccaaaacaattacaatagggaaaaagtgagaACTGATATATGGTGTTGTGGTCTTGTGGTCGGGACTTCAGCAGTCGACAAGTTTATTTAAAGTACAACGAATGATGGGCTTGTGCATCTCAGGCGCCAGGAACAGACCTGGAACttaaaatagcgaaaagatttccactgtagtgtttttgcaGTCTGAAATATTATCAATAAAAGAGGTGGCCAATTGGCTGAGAATTAATGTTCCAACATATGTTGGCATTAACATATACTCAGACATTCAACCTGCAATTAAagtcttggactctgtgttccttaactcgaaaactgcCATGGACTGCAACAAATCCCTAAACGAGTTGGCTGAGCCGTACAATATTCATATGGGTGTCTAGCCACAGGCACCCATAGTGCTCTCAAGACGTCCGAtatcactcctaatatctgctgccTGTTAgggaaaactagaagtgcctatatgtaatagaatttttttagttaatgtgatatcacaacccagcaaaaaaatttgaagttctaaaggcacaactttaaaatcacttccaacaatgtcctccaaaagatgttctttattttaactacaccggaagttcttttgattcatttttataccctccaccataggatgggggtatattaactttgtcattccgtttgtaacacatcgaaatattgctctaagaccccataaagtatatatattctgggtcgtggtgaaattctgagtcgatctaagcatgtccgtccgtccgtccgtctgtccgtccgtccgtctgtccggctgtccgtccgtctgtggaaatcacgctaacttccgaatgaaacaagctatcgacttgaaacttggcacaagtagttgttattgatgtaggtcggatggtattgaaaatgggccatatcgaaccacgtttacgtatagcccccatataaaccgatccccaaatctggcttggggagcctcccggagcagcaaaattaatccgatccggttgaaatttggtacgtggtctaagtatacggtctctaacaaccatgcaaaaattggtccatatcggtccataattatatatagcccccatataaaccgatccccagatttgacctccggagcctcttggaggggcaaaattcatccgatccgattgaaatttggtacctgatgttagtatatggtctctaacaaccatgcaaaaattggtccatatcggtccataattatatatagcccccatataaaccgatccccagatttgacctccggagacttttggaggggcaaaattcatccaatccggttgaaatttggtacctgatgttagtatacggcctctaacaaccatgcaaaaattggtccatatcggtccataattatatatagctcccatataaaccgatccccagatttgaccaccggagcctcttggaggagcaaaattcatccgatccggttgaaatttagtacgtggtcttagtatacgggttttaacaaccatgcaaaaattggtccatatcggtccataattatatatagcccccatataaaccgatccccagatttgacctccggagcctcttggaggggcaaaattcatccgatccggttgaaatttggtacctgatgttagtttacggcctctaataaccatgcaaaaattggtccatatcggtccataattatatatagcccccatataaaccgatccccagatttgacgtccggaacctcttggaggagcaaaagtcatccgatacggttgaaatttggtacattttgtcaatatatggcctctaacagccatgtaaaaattggtccatatcggtctttagttatatatatccgatgacttattacacaaaaattggtccatatcgccaaaaataatctaccaaaactttatttccatagaaaattttgtcaaattttattactgtagaaagttttgtcaaaatttcatttctatagaaagttttgtcaaaagtttatttctatacaaatgtttgtcaaaattttatttccatagaaaattttgtcaaaattttatttctatagaaaattttgtcaaattttattactatagaaagttttgttaaaatttcatttctatagaaagttttgtcaaaagtttattctatagaaatgtttgtcaaaattttatttctatagaaaattttgtaaaaaatttatttctgtagaaaattttgtcaacattttatttctatactaagttttgtcaaaatttcatttctatacaaaattttgtcaacattttatttctatagaaatttttgtcaaaattgtattgctatagaaaattttgtcaacattttacttccatagaaaattttgtcaacattttatttctatagaaaattttgtcaagtttttatttctatagaaaatcttgtcaaatttttatttctattgaaaattttgtcaaaattttatttctatagaaaattttgtcaaggtttcatttctatagaaaattttgtcaaaattttatttctatagaaaattttgtcaaact contains these protein-coding regions:
- the LOC142221709 gene encoding uncharacterized protein LOC142221709 yields the protein MKDPRNRLPKYTSDAFDNVEYEMRITYTVETDRRVMSFVDKMWGIEVSGGVDQFEPLTIVNVTPTGLARRAGMRIGDEITQINDTPALDLTFNEALKLFRSSNRFVRVYVRGEADDDGLDDWTCDYWFTPRRPWRRDFKPIQWEFPWNDRRKPIYRESNCFMVPSRMEEKIRQRRAVTSTMKKKKEGTPHTRSLTPAPRPKNQPGPNLLESVLAPRGMPPRK